A stretch of Suncus etruscus isolate mSunEtr1 chromosome 9, mSunEtr1.pri.cur, whole genome shotgun sequence DNA encodes these proteins:
- the NANP gene encoding N-acylneuraminate-9-phosphatase, whose translation MGPGRVRAVFFDLDNTLVDTAGASRRGVLEVIKLLQSKYHFKEEAEVVCDKVQVKLSKECFCPPSTCIDDVRTEHWEEAIQETTGSPASQNAAKECYFLWKSTRLQHLTLSEDVRAMLTELRKEFRLLLLTNGDRQTQREKIEACACEPYFDAIVVGGEQEEEKPAPSIFFYSCDLLGVQPADCVMVGDTLETDIQGGLNAGLRATVWVNRNGMAPPKPSPRPHYTVSSVLELPALLHSMDSMDSGHHLEAS comes from the exons ATGGGGCCCGGGCGCGTGCGGGCCGTCTTCTTCGACCTGGACAACACGCTGGTCGACACGGCCGGGGCGAGTCGCCGAGGCGTGCTGGAG gtGATAAAGCTCTTACAGTCAAAGTATCATTTCAAAGAAGAGGCTGAAGTCGTCTGTGACAAAGTTCAAGTGAAACTCAGCAAGGAATGCTTCTGCCCACCCAGCACATGCATTGACGATGTGAGGACTGAGCACTGGGAAGAAGCGATCCAGGAAACAACGGGCAGCCCGGCCAGCCAGAACGCAGCTAAAGAATGCTATTTCCTGTGGAAATCTACACGTTTACAACACTTGACTCTCTCGGAAGATGTCAGAGCCATGCTCACAGAACTTCGAAAGGAGTTCCGGCTACTTTTACTAACCAATGGAGACCGACAGACCCAAAGGGAAAAGATTGAGGCTTGTGCCTGCGAGCCCTATTTTGATGCTATTGTTGTAGGTggagagcaggaggaggagaagccAGCACCTTCCATATTTTTTTACTCCTGTGATCTACTTGGAGTGCAGCCTGCAGATTGTGTCATGGTGGGGGATACTCTGGAAACCGATATACAAGGAGGGCTGAACGCAGGGCTGAGAGCCACTGTCTGGGTAAATAGAAATGGAATGGCGCCGCCTAAGCCATCGCCCAGGCCTCATTATACGGTCTCCTCTGTGCTAGAGTTGCCTGCTCTCTTACACAGTATGGACAGTATGGATTCAGGCCATCATCTTGAAGCCTCTTAG